GATTAGTCAAGCTGAACAAGCTGCTGGTAAAGAAATGCAAAAGAAATACCAAGAGAAAACTATTCCTATTTTAAAGAAAGCTGAAGATGCTATTAAAGCTGTTGCTGCTGAAAAAGGAATTATCTATGTTTTAGACGCTGCTCCAGGTAAAGGTTTAATCGTTTACGACAAAGGAGAAGATATTTACGATGCTGTAAAAGCTAAATTAGGATTCTAAAAAGAATACATATATTTATATAAAAATCCTGCTGTTTAAACAGCAGGATTTTTATTTTTGTTATACGTATGAAAACGATTACACAACAACCTATAGGTATTTTTGACTCTGGTATTGGTGGTACATCTATATGGAAAGAAATTTACCAACTATTACCACAAGAACATACTATTTATCTATCAGATAGTAAAAATGCTCCTTACGGTCAAAAATCAACACAGGAAATAATCGATTTGTCGATTAAAAACACTGAGTTTTTAATTGATAAAGGAGCCAAAATTATAGTTGTTGCTTGTAATACAGCTACAACGAATGCTATACAATACCTAAGATCTAATTATAAGATACCTTTTATTGGTATAGAGCCTGCAATTAAACCTGCTTCACTAAATACTCAAACAGGCACAATTGGTATACTTGCCACAAAAGGTACTTTAAACAGTGCTTTATTTGAAAAAACAACTTCTAGCTTAAATGATGAAATAAATATTATAGAACAAGTTGGAGAAGGCTTGGTTGAACTAATAGAAAATGGTAAAATCTATTCTGATGAGATGACTTTCCTATTAAAAAAATATATAAAACCAATGCTAGATAAAAAATGTGATTATATTGTTTTAGGTTGTACGCATTACCCCTATTTACTTCCACAAATACATAAAATTACTGGAAAAAAAGTCAAAATTATAGATTCAGGTGAAGCTGTGGCTAAGCAGGTAAAGAATATTTTAACACAGCAAAACCTACTCAATCTCAGTAACGAAATACCAAACAATATTTTTTATATTAATAAAGATAAAAGTGTTTTAGAAGTTATGCTTAAAAACTATAAAAACAGTAAAATTAGCTTTCTTGATTTTTAATATGTAAAGCTTCCATTGATATTAGGACACGCTGCTGCTCTTCTTTTTGTACAGAATAGATTTACACCTAGTGATAATTGATGAAAGCCTCCATTTGAAAATACTACATCGCCTGTTTGTTCTGTATAAGTGTAAGCAAACATCCATTTTTTATAATTAACTCCAACTATTGGTGTTATATATTGAGAATCTCCGAAAACATTTCCTCCAAAGCTTCTTCTATAAGATAAAGCAGCCCATAACTGAGTTGCATTCAACGTTTTAAACACTTTAAAGTTTATATCAGCTATTTTTTCTTCTGTTTGTTCTTTGTATTGAAACATTAATGAGGGCTCAAATTGCAACTTTTCTCTATCTCCAAAAAAGTATCCTCCTCCAAGAATATAATTTCTAAGATTATATGATTCAAAACCTGGATTTAAATTGTTTTTTGCTGATAAGAAAAGATTTTTTACAGTAAAATAAGATGATAGACCATCTTTATGATATGCCATCCCAAAATCAGCATTAAAATAAAAG
The nucleotide sequence above comes from Tenacibaculum singaporense. Encoded proteins:
- a CDS encoding PorP/SprF family type IX secretion system membrane protein, translated to MGKRIIYLLFFVFSVITELSGQETLPIYADYLSDNVYLLHPAAAGIGDCGKIRLTARQQWLGVDDAPALQTASFHAKLGEYSNTGLGVILFNDKNGYHSQKGIQGTYAYHIDMGNENLFNQLSFGLSFSVVQNERDQRNFVNDPTVSQVIESDFYFNADFGMAYHKDGLSSYFTVKNLFLSAKNNLNPGFESYNLRNYILGGGYFFGDREKLQFEPSLMFQYKEQTEEKIADINFKVFKTLNATQLWAALSYRRSFGGNVFGDSQYITPIVGVNYKKWMFAYTYTEQTGDVVFSNGGFHQLSLGVNLFCTKRRAAACPNINGSFTY
- the murI gene encoding glutamate racemase, translated to MKTITQQPIGIFDSGIGGTSIWKEIYQLLPQEHTIYLSDSKNAPYGQKSTQEIIDLSIKNTEFLIDKGAKIIVVACNTATTNAIQYLRSNYKIPFIGIEPAIKPASLNTQTGTIGILATKGTLNSALFEKTTSSLNDEINIIEQVGEGLVELIENGKIYSDEMTFLLKKYIKPMLDKKCDYIVLGCTHYPYLLPQIHKITGKKVKIIDSGEAVAKQVKNILTQQNLLNLSNEIPNNIFYINKDKSVLEVMLKNYKNSKISFLDF